One Carassius auratus strain Wakin chromosome 16, ASM336829v1, whole genome shotgun sequence genomic window carries:
- the LOC113116150 gene encoding endoplasmic reticulum resident protein 44-like, giving the protein MKLSSIIPVPELHYFTLLLVTGLYTPGRGEITSLDTGNIDDILNNAGVALVNFYADWCRFSQMLHPIFEEASNIAREEFPDTTQVVFARVDCDQHSDIAQRYRISKYPTLKMFRNGMMMKREYRGQRSVTAIADFIRQQKVDPIKAIENLEELSTIDRTRRTIIGYFEKRDSDNYHTYEKVANILRDDCVFLAAFGEVSKPERFSGDNIIYRPMGENAPDMVYMGALTNFDLSYAWTQDKCVPLVREITFENGEELTEEGIPFLILFHQKDDTDSLEKFQQEVARQLISEKGSINFLHADCEKFRHPLLHIQKTPADCPVIAIDSFRHMYVFPEFSDIAVPGKLRQFVLDLHSGKLHREFHHGPDPTDSTPGQEENIEVASNPPESSFQKLAPSESRYTILRDEL; this is encoded by the exons ATGAAATTATCATCAATAATACCCGTTCCCGAACTGCACTACTTCACCCTCTTGCTG GTAACGGGTCTGTATACTCCAGGACGAGGAGAGATCACCAGTCTGGATACTGGAAACATCGATGACATCCTCA ACAATGCAGGGGTGGCTCTAGTCAACTTCTATGCAGACTG GTGTCGTTTCAGTCAGATGCTCCACCCCATCTTTGAGGAGGCGTCCAATATAGCGCGGGAGGAATTTCCAGACACTACACAGGTGGTGTTTGCCCGGGTGGACTGTGACCAGCACT CTGATATAGCCCAGCGCTACAGGATAAGCAAATACCCCACACTGAAGATGTTCAGGAATGGGATGATGATGAAGCGAGAatacagaggtcaaaggtcagtgaCCGCCATCGCTGATTTCATCCGCCAGCAGAAAGTGGATCCAATCAAAGCGATAGAAAATCTGGAAGAACTCAGCACTATAGAT AGGACTAGACGCACCATCATTGGTTACTTTGAAAAAAGGGACTCTGACAATTACCATACTTATGAGAAAGTGGCCAACATCCTGAGAGATGACTGTGTTTTCCTGGCAGCGTTTGG ggaaGTTTCTAAGCCTGAGCGGTTCAGTGGTGATAATATTATTTATAGGCCAATGGGAGAGAATGCTCCTGACATGGTCTACATGGGTGCACTCACAAATTTTGACCTCAGCTATGCCTGGACGCAAGACAAGTGTGTGCCGTTAGTCCGAGAAATCACATTTGAAAATGGAGAG gaacTGACGGAGGAGGGCATCCCGTTCCTGATCCTCTTCCATCAGAAGGATGACACAGACAGTCTGGAGAAATTTCAGCAAGAAGTGGCTCGCCAGCTTATCAGTGAAAAGG GTTCTATCAATTTTCTTCATGCCGATTGCGAGAAGTTCCGGCACCCTCTGCTGCACATTCAGAAGACCCCCGCCGACTGCCCTGTAATTGCCATCGATAGTTTCCGCCACATGTATGTCTTCCCAGAATTCAGCGACATCGC GGTTCCAGGAAAGCTGAGGCAGTTTGTATTGGACCTGCACTCAGGAAAGTTGCACCGAGAGTTCCATCACGGTCCAGACCCCACAGACAGCACTCCAggacag GAGGAGAATATAGAGGTGGCCAGTAATCCCCCAGAGAGTTCCTTTCAGAAATTGGCCCCCAGTGAGTCGCGCTACACCATCCTCAGGGACGAGCTGTGA